The Setaria viridis chromosome 6, Setaria_viridis_v4.0, whole genome shotgun sequence genome contains a region encoding:
- the LOC117859876 gene encoding uncharacterized protein, with protein sequence MSVFGGDSWARDAQQRKRRLDDLMLPASESSSPSTPDSFRRLPNGKLACLVCPNHPVLDSPLMLSIHNKGARHIAAESRLREKELSRKHEINKRLALSSDASHSNSGNPSTSIRPTNMKGKPLIEQTRRAILEAQSSRFNNFNGKKVSHDLKGTTNTSSCDPLVAPSDVPMEKLAGDTGSIQCNRRKGESFAGNQIQGNLVSDWQTEVQKRQEQELRFTASGWKRDGHGRWYRDENVEFDSDEDDPNICLC encoded by the exons ATGAGCGTGTTCGGCGGCGACAGCTGGGCGCGTGATGCGCAGCAGAGGAAGCGCCGCCTGGACGACCTCATGCTACCTGCCTCGGAGTCCTCATCTCCCTCGACGCCCGATTCGTTCAGGAGGCTCCCCAACGGCAAGCTCGCTTGCCTCGTCTGCCCCAACCACCCTGTCCTCGATTCTCCCCTCATGCTCTCC ATCCATAATAAAGGTGCACGGCACATTGCAGCAGAATCTAGGCTGAGGGAGAAAGAATTATCTAGGAAGCACGAAATTAACAAGAGACTGGCTCTCTCGTCAGATGCTTCCCATTCAAACTCTGGTAATCCGAGCACCAGTATTAGGCCTACCAATATGAAAGGAAAGCCGTTAATTGAGCAGACACGGAGGGCAATTCTGGAAGCACAGTCAAGCAGGTTCAACAATTTCAATGGCAAGAAGGTATCTCATGATTTGAAGGGGACGACAAATACTTCATCCTGTGACCCCCTTGTCGCTCCTTCTGATGTTCCAATGGAAAAATTGGCTGGAGATACTGGATCAATACAATGTaatagaagaaaaggagaatcTTTTGCTGGAAATCAGATTCAAGGCAACTTAGTTTCAGATTGGCAAACAGAAGTCCAAAAACGCCAGGAGCAAGAACTTCGGTTCACTGCATCGGGCTGGAAACGGGATGGCCATGGAAGATGGTACAGAGATGAAAAT GTTGAATTTGACTCGGATGAAGATGATCCTAACATCTGTCTCTGCTGA
- the LOC117861463 gene encoding uncharacterized protein produces the protein MDPSPARRREAERSMSIAEKLLMARDLEGCKQFVAEALSADPRAPGGDDLYAAADALLAAQRRRLPSGAPDPYAVLGLDSAVPANRDPDVVHSHYRRLSLLLNRSHPDRPCSHAFADAARLVADAWAFLSDPLRKASLDSDLDAAAAAANAAATAKAAAAAASAAARVPAAPSPEKQHQPQLPPPPPQPASPPPAPQPRQTVSATPPSKRGRPPRAAETPPAVERNQEGEAPQAPPFWTACPSCCHLHQYDRSYEGQTLLCPSCHQPFAGTAMSTPPPIVPGTDMYYCSWGFFPMGFPGGPAFAGPVSSPGQQPPSALGFYPMGPYLPLPGQGGIVEGNTAVGAGSGIPVTPTVTAPVPVTPTVAAPAPAAAMPVNSSHQKVEARKRGRPKGSKNKKVVIEIS, from the coding sequence ATGGATCCTTCCCCCGCccgccggcgggaggcggagcggtCTATGAGCATCGCCGAGAAGCTCCTGATGGCGCGCGACCTCGAGGGCTGCAAGCAGTTCGTCGCCGAGGCCCTCTCCGCCGACCCTCGCGCCCCTGGCGGGGACGACctctacgccgccgccgacgccctcctcgccgcccagcGCCGGCGCCTCCCGTCCGGGGCCCCCGATCCCTACGCCGTCCTTGGGCTCGACTCCGCCGTCCCAGCCAACCGCGACCCCGACGTGGTACACTCCCACTATCGCCGCCTCTCCCTCCTGCTCAACCGCTCCCACCCCGACCGCCCCTGCTCTCACGCCTTCGCCGATGCCGcccgcctcgtcgccgacgcGTGGGCCTTCCTTTCGGATCCCCTTCGCAAAGCCTCCCTCGACTCCGACCtcgacgctgccgccgctgcagctAACGCGGCTGCAACCGccaaagccgccgccgccgccgcatcagcAGCAGCTCGTGTACCCGCCGCTCCCTCTCCAGAGAAGCAGCATCAgccgcagctgccgccgccgcctcctcagccagcctcgccaccgccggctcccCAGCCACGGCAGACCGTGTCGGCCACGCCGCCGTCAAAGCGCGGCCGGCCGCCCCGCGCTGCCGagacgccgccggcggtggaACGGAACCAGGAAGGGGAGGCTCCGCAGGCGCCACCGTTCTGGACAGCTTGCCCCTCCTGCTGCCACCTGCATCAGTACGACCGCTCGTACGAGGGGCAAACGCTGCTCTGCCCCAGCTGCCACCAGCCGTTCGCCGGCACGGCAATGTCCACGCCACCGCCCATCGTGCCAGGCACCGACATGTACTACTGCTCATGGGGGTTCTTTCCGATGGGGTTCCCTGGTGGCCCTGCGTTCGCCGGACCAGTCAGTTCCCCGGGGCAGCAGCCCCCTTCTGCTCTAGGATTTTATCCAATGGGACCATACTTGCCATTGCCAGGACAAGGTGGCATTGTGGAAGGCAATACGGCAGTTGGTGCCGGCAGTGGCATTCCCGTCACCCCCACTGTGACAGCACCAGTGCCGGTCACCCCCACAGTGGCAGCTCCAGCGCCGGCAGCGGCAATGCCAGTGAATTCCTCACATCAAAAGGTTGAGGCAAGGAAGCGAGGGCGGCCCAAAGGCAGCAAGAACAAGAAAGTGGTGATTGAGATCAGTTAG